From Piscinibacter gummiphilus:
CCGCGGTGCGGGGTGAGCGGGGGTCTCCTGCAGGCTTAAAGCGGCTGGCAGGAAGGCGGCCTCGTCGGCCATACGCCTGGGGCCGGTCATCTCATGCCGCAAGGCCCAGGCGGCTTGCAGCACGGCCTTGTAGCGGGCGAGCAGTTCGAAGGCTGGGTGGCGCGGTAGTGGCGCGGCTTCGTTGGCAGCTTCGCTGGCGACGTGGTGGGCGGCGCTCATGGCTGGCTTCCGGCCTGCATGGCCCAGAGGTGGGCGTAGAGGCCCTTCGGGTTCTTGAGCAGCTCATCGTGGGAGCCTTGCTCGACGATGCGTCCCTTGTCCATGGCGATGATGCGGTGGGCCTGGCGAACGCTGCTTAGGCGGTGGGCGATGATGATCACGGTGCGGCCCTGGCAGATGCCAGCCATGTTGCGCTGGAGGATGGCTTCGCTCTCGTAGTCGAGGGCGCTGGTAGCTTCATCCAGGATGAGCACTCGGGGGTTAGTGAAGAGCGCTCTGGCGATCGCGATGCGCTGGCGCTGCCCGCCGGAGAGGCTGCTGCCCTGCTCGCCGACGATGGTGTCGTACCCCTCGGGCAGCTCGCTCACGAAGTCATGCGCCCCAGCTAGCGTGGCGGCGTGCATCACGGCTTCGATGGGGGCTGCCGGGTCGGTGATGGCGATGTTCTCGCGCACGCTGCGGTTGAAGAGCAGGTTCTCCTGCAGCACGACGCCGATCTGCCTTCTGAGCTGGGCGGCATCGATCAGGCTGATGTCGATGCCGTCGACGAGCACCCGGCCCTGCTCGGGGGTGTAGAGGCGCTGAACGAGCTTGGTGAGGGTGCTCTTGCCGGAGCCGCTGCGGCCGACGATGCCGATCACTTCGCCGGGGCGGATCTGCAGGCTCAGGGTGTGCAGGACCGGGGGCGCTTCGGGACGGTAGCGGAAGCTGACCTGGTCGAACTGGATGGCGCCTTTGAGCGGGGGCAGCTGCGCCGCGGCAGCAGGCGGCACTTCAGTGCGTGTGTTCAGGATGTCGCCCAGGCGGGCCATGGAGATGCCGGTCTGCTGGAAGTCGGTCCAGAGCTGCGCCATGCGCATGATGGGCTGCGCGACGCGCTGGGCGAACATGTTGAAGGCGACGAACTGGCCGACGCTCAGCTGCTGGTCCATCACGAGACGGGCGCCGTACCACAGGGTCGCGGCACCGACAAGCTTGCCAATGAGGTTGATGCCTTCGTGGCCGTAGCTGGCCAGCGTGCTGGTCTTGAAGCTGGCTGAGACGTAGGCGGCGAGCTGGTCGTCCCAGCGCTTCGCAGTGGCGGGCTCGAGGGCGCTGGCCTTGACGGTCTGGATGCCGGTCACCGCCTCCACCAGCAGGGCCTGGTTCTCGGCGCCGCGGGCGAATTTCTCGTCGAGGCGGGCGCGCAGGATGGGGACGAGGATGACGCTCAGCGTAACGTACAGCGGCAGGCTGGCCAACACGATCAAGGTGAGCGGGACGCTGTAGAAGAGCATCACCGCGATGAAGATCACCGAGAAGGCGATGTCGAGCACGATGGTGATAGCGTTGCCGGTCAAAAAACTGCGGATGTTCTCTAGCTCGCGCACGCGGGCTACCGAATCACCCACTCTTCGGGCCTGGAAGTAGGCCAAGGGCAGTTGCAGCAGGTGGCGGAAGAGGCGTGCGCCAAGTTCGACGTCGATGCGGCTCGTGGTGTGGCTGAAGACGTAGGTGCGAAGCGTGGTGAGCACGCTTTCGAAGAGGACCACAACGACAAGCCCGATAACCAGCACGTCGAGCGTGGAAACGCCCCGGTGCACAAGTACCTTGTCCATCACGACCTGGAAGAACAAGGGGCTGATGAGGGCGAAGAGCTGCAGGAACAGCGAGACGAGCAGCACTTCGCCGAGCAAGCGCCGGTATTTCACCAAGCTGGGAATGAACCAGCTAAAGTCGAACTTCGCGAGAGCGCCCGTCAGGGAGGCGCGGCTAGCGATGAGGATGAGCTGACCGCTCCACTCCTCGGTAAAGACGCCCACCGGCTCGATCGTCGGCCGGCCGCCGGGCTCTTGCAGAAGCACGCGCTGACCGTCGCACTGGGCAAGGACAACTGCGCGGCCATCGCGCGTCAGCGCGATGGCCGGTAGTGGGGAAAGGCTGAGCCGATCAACGGTGCTGCGGGCGAGTTTGGCCTTGAGGCCGAGGTGCTTTGCAGCCAGCAGCAGGTCAGCCGCTGAAGGGGAGTAGCTTGGTGTCCAGCCGAGCTGATGGGCTATGTGAGCCGGATCAGCGGCCACGTGATGCAGACGGGCCACGAGGCAAAGCGCCCCCAATGACGCCTGCCTCGCTGGCGCATTCCCATTGTCTGCCGCATCTGACTGCGGCAGTGCGCGTTCAACACGCAGCTGCGCTTCGCCCCCCCCTCCCAGTACAGCCACACCGGCCTCCCTTTAAATCTTTGCGGGCATTGTGCCGTGGGATCGCCCCATTGAATGCCCCCTTTGGAGGGCTAAGCTGCCGAGCGATACCCTAGTGACAATCGCATGCAGGGGAAGACAGCAGTCGCGGGACTTCGGTTGAGCGAAGGTCCGGTGTCGCACTCACTGCCGTCCATTAATACGATTGACCAATGACTCTGGCCAGTCGAGGCTGTGTGAAAACCCCCTGAGCGATTAGCGCCCTCCTGCGTAGAGTGAAGACCCGTCGCGGCAAGCTGCCAAGTGGGCTAAGGCGTTGTCGAGATAGAGCAGATCGACTAAGGCGAAGCGGAGCTCTGGAAAAAGGTTGACCGGGTAGTCCGCTTCAGGCTTCGGTGGTGACGGGTAAACCTTCGGGACTTCAGGTGGGCCGCTGATCGCATCCCACAACACGATCAAGACGTCGTTCGCAGCAACCTTCTTGGAGACGACCAGTCGTCGACTGAGTACAGCGCCGGAGCCAACGTCCACAAGGCGCAGCTCGGAGAGTCGATGTAATGGCGCGGAGATCTCCCCGCGCTTCGGCGCAGGAAGCGTGCAACGGGCATTTACGTCGAGGTCAACTTCGTCCAATTGCCAGACTTTGTATGGACCGAGCAGACGTTTTGATTCGCCGTCTCCTTCTGCATAGTCTTGAGCTTGCCCGGCCGCTGGTCCGTAGCTATCGCGCACCCACCTCGAAAGGTGTCTGGGAAGATAGGCCTCCTTCATCCACTTCTTGAAAGCGCGGAAGCCGCGATCGCCGGAGGTGAAGGGGTAGTCCTCTGCGCCCAGACCACAATCTTCTCGACAGGCGTCGAGAAAGTCTTTGTGCGCATTCCTGAACCAGTGCGGTGGCGACCCGAGCTTGTAGCGCGCCCGCAGCAGCAGGCGCTTCTCAAATGTTCTTTCAAGTTCCGAGTGATCGACGAACAGCATCCTGAAGACGCCAGCCCCCGGGTTTCCGTGCTTTGAAGCGGGCTGCTTACGCTTGTATTCACCTACCCTTGAGCCCAACTTCAAAGCGCGAGCTCCCTGGATGCGACCATCGGGATGAGGCGCAATGCAGCGCTTAAAGAGGACACCAAATCGTTGGCGTGACATCTTCGCCTGCGCGACAACCATCGCGATTGGTTGGTCGTTCAGGTAGTGCTCGACTGCTCTTGCCAAGCGCTCATAGCGAAGTTGATCCCTTCCCTTAAGTAACTGGGCATCGACGCCGGGCCAGTCTGCAAAATTGCTGTACTCAGCCCTCCAATCCTCAGAACCGTCAAATCGAGATGATGGTCTTCGTCCCATAGGGCACCTCGGACAGGTTCAGTTTGACGGTTCCATCTGCAAAAAGTCGGAGTAGCGCCGCTTCCACACGGATGCTGACGTCTACAGTCGATTGGGTTTGCGCGCGCGACAGGAGAAGCGCCAGTTTCATTTCCGGCTCTTCCTGCAAGGCGTGCAAGGTCGCGCGTTGCTCGGCCGCCAGGTCAACGTTGACGTGCATCGCCAACGTCTGTCGGACGTGGTCCAGGTTGGCCAGCAACACCTGATTGCTGCGAATGGTGTCCCGTGCTCTCACCGAAACTTGGACCGGATGACTTTTCTCAAATGGGACGACCGCTTCGAGATCGCAAGGCTCTACGCTTCCCTTCGCGACAACCCACTCGACGATGCGTGAGCCTTTCTCGTTGCGGAACGCAAGCGCCGGCTGAGATTCGGTCCGCTTGCCATTTCGCATCTGCGCAAGCCGCTTGGGCCTGATGTCCAAGTCTTGTATGGCCGCGTCGAATCGACGCAGCAACCAGTTGTCGTATTGAAGTTCTGTCTTGAACGCCACGATGTCGGCGCTGACAGGGTCGAGCGCCTCGACCATGCCGTTTGGAAACGCCTTGTACCGTTTGCGCAAGCCGCCGAAACTGCGACCACGGTCAAACCACATGTTCCGCTCCTTTCAGAGCTGGACGGTGGAGTGACAGTGGAATGAAGCGCTGGCTGCTGCGAACGAAATACTTCGCGCAGGCGCCCTCCTTCGGGATGCCGAATGTGCTCAAGACAAACTCCTGGACGGTCCCGCAGCGAGCTGGGGACGAGTTGACCTAGTAGCCGTCTGAAGCCATACTGAGAGTGCTTAGGAGCTCAGTAATGTGCTTCGGGACGGCCACCTTTCCTTCGGGACTGGTGGCTTTCTTTTTTGGCGATTCACATAGTTGACGTCACTCCTGATTCCTTCGCTTGCGAACGCGATTCAGACGCCAATCGTTCGGCAATCTCAGCGATTTCGGAAGTCAACGCGAAGATGCCCGGACGGCCGCCGAGCTTGATCGGCGTGAATGGCAACTGGCCGCGAGCCTTGGCTGCTGCAAGCGCTCCTCTCGTCGGGTAGTACAGAACCTTGCAGATCGCAGCACTGTCAAGGAACGGGCCGTATTGCTTGAGCAGTAGTTCTTCTACGAGGCTGACGCATCCGCTGTCTGTGCTCATGACGTCGAGTCGTTACTAGTCGATCTCCGTCGAAGATATTCCAGCGCAATTGCCTTGTGAAGTGCCGCATCGGCGCGCCGATTTGCACAGACGCAAGGCGCATACGAATCGCAGGCGATTGTGTGAAACGGCGACCTTTAAGAAATTCGCTGTCTAACGCGATAGCGTCTACTTCAGAGGCGGGGCTATGTACCGTTCTAGGTCAATACATTGATATTGACTGCGGCAGGACAAAATATTTTGTAACCACCGCGTCGATTGGTTGTTATGGAAATGGATTCGTCGCATGTGGGCTTCCTGGAAACGAGATCCGTGATTTACGGGAGCGCCGTCAACGGGTTTGCCCCGCCTCGACTAGTAGGAAACCCGGTGCGATCGGTTAGGACATTCCATGTGAATCAAGGACTTACCTTCTGCGATCCGACAACGGATTCGCTGAGGTCACCCAGGCTCGTCGGCCGCCGAGGCGAGACTTGCCCCCGCGCCACCGAGCCTGCCATGCAAAGACTGCCGCGGGAACGCCGCTAGCGCGTGAACCTGCCGTCGGCGGCGATGATGGACAGGTCGACGAAGTCGAAGCCGGTGTGGTCCGTGGGCGAGTAGGAAAGTTCGAGCCCGCCGATGTCGAGCCGCTGCATGCCCTCCAGCGCGCTCAGCAGCGACGCCCGCGTGGGGCTTCGCCCTGCCCGCTTGATCGCCTCGACCAGCACCTTCGCCGCAGCAAACCCTTCCAGCATGGCGGGCGACAGCTCTGTGTTGCCACGCCCTTTGGCCAGCTCGAGCGCGTGCCGCACGAAGCGGGGCCCGGAGGCGCGCTCATACGGGAACACCTGCGTCACGATCGTGCCTCGCGCGTTCTCGCCCATCTGCTTGATGAACGCGCCCGAGGCGTTGTTCGACAGGGTGACGATCTGCGCCGACGAGCCCGCCGTGCGGATGGCCTTCGTCGCATCGACCACCGCTGTCGCCGAGCCGATGATCAGCACCGCCTGCGCGTGCGTGTGCATCACTTTCGACGCCACGCCGGAGAACGCCGGGTTCTCGCGCTCGAACTCGTGCACGACGACCGGGCTCTTGCCGATGTTCTCGAAGCCCTTCAGTGCGCCGAGCACGGCATCGGCGCCGAACGAGTCCTTCACGTGCAGCACCGCCACGCGGCTCAGGCCGATCACGCCCAGGTGCTCGATCGCCCGCATAGCTTCGCGTTGATACGTGGCCCTCACGTTGAACACATACGGGTGCGGCGGCTGGTGCAACACCATG
This genomic window contains:
- a CDS encoding ABC transporter substrate-binding protein, which gives rise to MLYQRIVLKAAAALAMLLCALAARADIVIGQTSGFTGQVKGSVEELSLGAKLYLDFVNAGGGVNGQRIRLVQLDDKFDPRLAAANAEALIVKEGALALFLTRGTPHTQAVLPHLAKHRVPLIAPSTGAMVLHQPPHPYVFNVRATYQREAMRAIEHLGVIGLSRVAVLHVKDSFGADAVLGALKGFENIGKSPVVVHEFERENPAFSGVASKVMHTHAQAVLIIGSATAVVDATKAIRTAGSSAQIVTLSNNASGAFIKQMGENARGTIVTQVFPYERASGPRFVRHALELAKGRGNTELSPAMLEGFAAAKVLVEAIKRAGRSPTRASLLSALEGMQRLDIGGLELSYSPTDHTGFDFVDLSIIAADGRFTR
- a CDS encoding type I secretion system permease/ATPase, whose translation is MPQSDAADNGNAPARQASLGALCLVARLHHVAADPAHIAHQLGWTPSYSPSAADLLLAAKHLGLKAKLARSTVDRLSLSPLPAIALTRDGRAVVLAQCDGQRVLLQEPGGRPTIEPVGVFTEEWSGQLILIASRASLTGALAKFDFSWFIPSLVKYRRLLGEVLLVSLFLQLFALISPLFFQVVMDKVLVHRGVSTLDVLVIGLVVVVLFESVLTTLRTYVFSHTTSRIDVELGARLFRHLLQLPLAYFQARRVGDSVARVRELENIRSFLTGNAITIVLDIAFSVIFIAVMLFYSVPLTLIVLASLPLYVTLSVILVPILRARLDEKFARGAENQALLVEAVTGIQTVKASALEPATAKRWDDQLAAYVSASFKTSTLASYGHEGINLIGKLVGAATLWYGARLVMDQQLSVGQFVAFNMFAQRVAQPIMRMAQLWTDFQQTGISMARLGDILNTRTEVPPAAAAQLPPLKGAIQFDQVSFRYRPEAPPVLHTLSLQIRPGEVIGIVGRSGSGKSTLTKLVQRLYTPEQGRVLVDGIDISLIDAAQLRRQIGVVLQENLLFNRSVRENIAITDPAAPIEAVMHAATLAGAHDFVSELPEGYDTIVGEQGSSLSGGQRQRIAIARALFTNPRVLILDEATSALDYESEAILQRNMAGICQGRTVIIIAHRLSSVRQAHRIIAMDKGRIVEQGSHDELLKNPKGLYAHLWAMQAGSQP